A stretch of Numenius arquata chromosome 11, bNumArq3.hap1.1, whole genome shotgun sequence DNA encodes these proteins:
- the STARD5 gene encoding stAR-related lipid transfer protein 5 gives MDYAGRAEAAAEKMELYRRDPGGWRGCRRTSEVSVSWRPSAEFAGNAYRGEGIVPASPQDVWECIKPVAGGLRTKWDQNVKDFEVVEAISDTVSVCRTTTPSAFMRIISPREFVDVVLVKQYEDGTMLSAATNMEHPLCPPQPNFVRGFNYPCGCFCIPLPGEPDRTQLLSFFQTDLGGYLPQTVVDSFFPASIAGFYSNLTKAVKALKA, from the exons ATGGACTACGCAGGACGCGCCGAGGCGGCGGCTGAGAAGATGGAGCTCTACCGGCGGGACCCCGGCGGCTGGCGGGGCTGCCGGCGCACG agcgAGGTGTCGGTTTCGTGGAGACCCTCCGCGGAGTTCGCGGGCAACGC GTACAGGGGAGAGGGGATCGTGCCCGCCAGCCCCCAGGATGTCTGGGAATGCATAAAGCCCGTGGCCGGCGGGCTCAGGACCAAGTGGGACCAAAACGTGAAGGACTTCGAGGTCGTTGAAGCCATCAGCGAT ACTGTCTCTGTATGCAGAACCACAACCCCTTCAGCTTTCATGAGGATTATTTCACCAAGAGAATTTGTGGATGTGGTGCTAGTAAAGCAATATGAAGATGGGACAATGCTATCTGCTG ccACCAACATGGAACACCCACTGTGTCCTCCTCAGCCAAATTTTGTGAGAGGTTTTAATTATCCCTGTGGCTGTTTCTGTATACCTCTTCCAGG GGAACCAGACAGGACTCAGCTCCTCAGTTTCTTTCAGACTGATCTCGGTGGCTATCTTCCCCAGACGGTGGTGGATTCCTTCTTTCCAGCTAGCATAGCTGGATTTTACAGCAACCTGACCAAAGCTGTTAAGGCATTAAAAGCGTGA
- the TMC3 gene encoding transmembrane channel-like protein 3, with protein MAAATGSAAAKTAKSCKKYRTVKRQAGIYTYQEPPHSNSDDDIGEEKAESHDPEQIFQNIQYQKEIMSNIRCRPWPMRQKLRALRQAKEIVLKYEGRLTRTRGYQAAGAELWRKFIRLAYNFVVVFIPWEMRIKKIESHFGSGVASYFIFLRWLFGINIVLTIMTGAFVVLPELLAGAPFGSTVSKTIPKEHIASAQDLDTIWSLGGYLQYSVLFYGYYGHDRKIGKAGYRLPLAYFLVGMAVFAYSFIILLKKMAKNSRMSLASASDENYTFCWRLFCAWDYLIGNPEAAESKAAAIVNSIREAILEEQEKKKSKNLAVTISLRIIANILVLLSLAGSIYIIYFVVDRSQRLERTKKELTLWEKNEVSVVVSLITMIAPSAFELVAALEMYHPRTTLRFQLARVLVLYLGNLYSLIIALLDKVDSMSITDSDVNNNASNSTAFLVTKTLSKEDNLSTTIPDVQMKRNGVVTLEESRTQGLTVSNSLVNNTVSFNTQNPQDQCWETYVGQEMLKLSIIDMIFTVASILLIDFFRGLCVRYLSDCWCWDLESKFPEYGEFKIAENVLHLVYNQGMIWMGAFFSPCLPAFNVLKLIGLMYLRSWAVLTCNVPHQQVFRASRSNNFYLAMLLFMLFLCMLPTIFAIARYKPSLSCGPFSGQEKIYDIVSETIKNDFPAWFNTVITYISSPVVVLPALLLLFMLIYYLQSIARSLKFTNNQLRMKIQTERTEDKKKVVQMAVARIQNLDGNDKRPEQEGDIISQESSVRSSTPRKNGSVLNFESPVSKGTRIQTISQSVPQTVPSTDVARPVNATPTTPTSLTPAPSASSVQKPRNDHITNRYPSVVHGSAGELCKTKPYTPVTFKKHTGDVHSEPLFRKGIRQVNPDALGAGAPVFVGRRPYATRYFVVNENEPRKKSLRSTSRFQRHFRKDESGDVIELYPRNVRRYVVRTPHQMYSPHPSEDEEDEEELRREFMNRSHRPHSLSDLRPPPRFYIGERADGHILTSKDLARVHYKSWDDGFELDLDRPPYAYKKVHLNYPEPRVKPKSKQKLEQSLTESDSISIESSSDPQNSSNDQYIQVIHSKEKYPKPGTKLTKKKTKNSVDLNMSEPNELVCSNV; from the exons ctttggaGGAAGTTTATTCGACTTGCATACAATTTTGTGGTAGTCTTTATTCCTTGGGAAATGAGAATAAAGAAAATCGAGA GTCATTTTGGGTCTGGAGTTGCCTCTTACTTTATCTTCTTGAGATGGCTATTTGGAATCAATATTGTACTTACCATAATGACAGGAGCATTTGTAGTCTTACCAGAG ctACTGGCCGGAGCCCCATTCGGCAGCACAGTCAGCAAGACCATCCCCAAGGAGCACATTGCATCTGCTCAAGACCTGGACACCATCTGGTCACTAGGG GGCTACCTCCAGtactctgttttgttttatggctACTATGGTCATGACAGGAAGATTGGGAAAGCTGGATATCGGCTGCCTCTTGCCTACTTCCTTGTTGGAATGGCAGTGTTTGCTTACAGCTTCATCATTCTCTTAAAAAA aatgGCAAAGAACTCAAGAATGAGTTTGGCAAGTGCCTCTGATGAAAATTACACTTTCTGTTGGAGATTGTTCTGTGCTTGGGACTATTTAATAGGAAACCCCGAGGCTGCAGAGAGCAAAGCTGCTGCCATAGTTAATAGCATTAGG GAAGCTATATtggaagagcaggaaaagaagaaaagcaaaaactt ggcagTGACTATAAGCTTAAGAATTATTGCAAACATCCTTGTGCTTCTCTCGCTGGCTGGTAGTATTTATATCATCTACTTTGTCGTGGATCGATCCCAAAGGTTAGAGCGCACCAAAAAGGAACTGactctctgggaaaaaaatgag GTAAGCGTAGTTGTGTCCCTGATCACAATGATCGCGCCCTCTGCTTTTGAACTTGTGGCAGCTCTGGAGATGTATCATCCAAGGACCACTCTTCGCTTCCAGCTTGCCAG GGTTCTTGTTCTATACCTGGGAAACCTCTACAGTTTAATCATTGCTCTCCTGGATAAAGTGGACAGTATGAGCATCACT GACTCTGACGTTAACAACAATGCAAGTAATTCTACCGCCTTCTTAGTAACCAAAACTCTTTCGAAAGAAGACAATTTATCTACAACTATTCCTGATGTACAAATGAAGAGAAATGGTGTTGTCACATTGGAAGAGTCTCGCACTCAAGGCTTGACAGTCTCCAACTCACTGGTTAACAACACAGTTTCCTTTAACACCCAGAACCCACAGGATCAGTGCTGGGAGACATATGTTGGTCAA GAGATGCTAAAGCTTTCGATTATCGACATGATTTTCACAGTCGCGAGCATCCTGCTAATTGATTTTTTCCGTGGACTGTGTGTGCGATATTTAAGTGACTGCTGGTGCTGGGACCTAGAAAGCAAGTTT CCAGAATATGGAGAATTCAAAATTGCAGAGAACGTATTGCATTTGGTCTACAACCAAGGAATGATCTG gaTGGGAGCTTTCTTTTCACCTTGTTTACCAGCATTCAACGTTCTCAAGTTGATCGGACTCATGTACctgaggagctgggctgtgctgacGTGTAATGTACCACATCAGCAGGTTTTCAGAGCATCTCG ATCCAATAATTTCTACTTGGCCATGTTGCTGTTCATGCTGTTCTTGTGCATGTTACCAACAATTTTTGCTATTGCCCGATATAAGCCATCTTTAAGCTGTGGTCCTTTCAG CGGACAAGAAAAAATATATGATATTGTTTCTGAAACGATTAAAAATGATTTTCCCGCATGGTTCAACACAGTGATCACCTACATCAGCAGTCCTGTGGTTGTCCTTCCTGCACTACTACTTTTATT CATGTTAATCTATTACCTACAAAGTATTGCGAGATCATTAAAATTCACCAACAATCAACTGAGAATGAAGATCCAAACA GAAAGAACGGAAGATAAGAAAAAGGTGGTTCAGATGGCAGTAG CCAGAATCCAAAATCTGGATGGGAATGACAAGAGACCAGAGCAAGAAGGTGATATTATCAGCCAGGAGTCTTCTGTTCGGTCCTCAACTCCCCGAAAGAATGGCAGCGTTTTGAACTTTGAATCTCCCGTGAGCAAAGGCACCAGAATACAAACCATTTCCCAGTCTGTGCCTCAAACTGTGCCCTCAACTGATGTTGCAAGACCTGTCAACGCAACTCCCACAACTCCTACCTCCTtaacgccagctccctcagcatcaAGTGTACAGAAACCAAGAAACGATCATATCACAAACAG GTACCCAAGCGTTGTGCACGGGAGTGCAGGCGAGCTCTGTAAAACAAAGCCCTACACACCAGTGACTTTCAAAAAGCATACTGGAGATGTTCATTCTGAGCCTCTCTTCAGAAAAGGCATTCGGCAGGTAAATCCGGATGCTCTTGGGGCAGGGGCTCCCGTTTTTGTGGGTCGTAGACCATATGCTACCAGGTACTTTGTTGTTAATGAAAACGAGCCCCGCAAAAAATCACTCCGTTCTACCTCCCGATTCCAAAGGCACTTCAGAAAAGACGAGTCAGGAGACGTTATCGAGTTGTATCCACGCAATGTCAGAAGATACGTGGTTCGAACACCACACCAGATGTATTCCCCTCATCCCAGTGAAgatgaagaggatgaagaggaacTCAGGAGAGAATTCATGAACAGATCCCATCGCCCTCACTCACTGTCTGATCTTCGCCCACCACCAAGATTTTACATTGGAGAACGTGCTGATGGCCACATTCTTACGAGCAAAGATCTGGCCAGAGTGCACTACAAATCCTGGGATGATGGCTTTGAGCTAGACCTGGACAGGCCTCCATATGCTTACAAGAAAGTTCACCTGAACTATCCTGAGCCACGTGTGAaaccaaaatcaaagcaaaagctGGAGCAATCTCTAACAGAATCTGATTCCATTTCCATTGAATCCAGCAGTGATCCGCAGAACAGCAGCAACGACCAGTATATCCAGGTGATTCATAGTAAGGAAAAGTATCCGAAACCTGGGACAAAActcactaaaaagaaaacaaaaaacagtgtTGATCTAAATATGTCTGAGCCTAATGAACTGGTATGCTCAAATGTCTGA